TGCCGCCAGGACACCCAAGGTGAATAAAAATATAAACAAGGTAGATTTTATGAGTTCCAACATTCCATGGGGTATCGTTTTCACAAGCGGATTCACCTGGATATTTGATTCATTTTGGCAAGCAGCGCCTGATTCATCATTTGGAAGATGCTTTCAATTTCAGGGCTACTTTCATGGATCAGGTTATGGGCTTCCCCGGGATCATTTTTCAAATGGTAAAGTTCGTCTCGGCCTTCATTTTTAAAGTCCCGGATGAGTTTCCATTCGGGAGTGCGGTAGCAACGCATGTCCGCCTCGACATAGTTGATCATGTGATACTCGCCATAATAATCCTGCGGCCAATCGGAGGGAGTTTCACCTTTTAGCAATGGGACCAAACTTCGTCCGCGCAGGGGGATGTCCTTCGGGATGTTAATTCCGGCCATGTCCAGGATGGTCGGAAATATATCAAGGCTTCGGGTGGTATCCTTGATTACCGTCCCGGCCTTGGTAACGCCAGGCCACTTAATAATGGTGGGGACTTTCAGGGAAAGGTCGTACATGTTGGGACGGTATTTATCCGAAATAACCTTGGTTCCCTGATGCGTTTCCACCGGAGGGGTTTGAGTCGCCCAGAGACCATTTCCTTTATGCCAGATGCCATTATGCCCCATGTTGTAGCCATGATCGGAGGAGAAAATAACGATGGTCTTTTCCGTGAGCCCCAGGTCGTTCAACAAGTTTAACACCCGGCCCACATTGCGATCCACGCCGCTCACACTGGCCAGGTATTCGCGCATGGAGTTCTTCATTTTCTTGATGTTCAGGTCGGGAAAGTTTGGTAGTTCAGGGTCCATATCCGCATATGGCTTCCAATCTTCCGGGGCCACCGGAAGCCAGGCTCCATGGGGTGCGCGCGTATGGAGGCATAAAAGGAAGGGCCGGTCTTTCTGTTTCTTGATAAACCCAAGTGCGCGATCCGTCAGAATATCCGTGGTCAGACCTTCAAACTCTTTTACGACCCCCTCTTCCTCCAAAACCGGATTGCTGGGTTTTGTGCCACCCGAGGTGAGCCCCATAAAATAATCAAACCCGTGCCGCGTGGGATGATGCCGCATATAGCCGCTCCCCGTCCAATCCCCCACATGCCATTTGCCAACCAGACCGGTGGCATAGCCGTTGGCCTGCAAAACCTCGGCAAAGGTCACACTGTCATCGGTATTCAATCCGGGCTGATAGTCGGGATTATAGAGTTTGTGATCGGTATCGGGGATAAAATCCAAAATGCCGAACTCGCTGGCATACCGCCCGGTCATGATGGCCGCTCGGGCCGGGCTGCAAACCGGAGTGGCGCAGAATTGGTTGCTTAAAATAGCACCTTCAGCGGCAAGCTGGTCCAAATGAGGCGTATGGGCCGCAGGCACTTCGTCAAACAAGCCCCTCTCAACCGCGGCACCCAGAGCCCAGGGAGCCTGATCATCGGTATAGATGAACAGGATATTGGGACGTTCAGCCACCAAAACCTGGATGGTGAAAATGGCAAAAACCAAATACAGTGAACAAAAAAAAGCGGGTTTTCTCATGGCAATTTTATTTCGGCAGCGCACGACGCGCATGAACCGCATCCAAATAGTTTAA
The sequence above is drawn from the Verrucomicrobiota bacterium genome and encodes:
- a CDS encoding sulfatase-like hydrolase/transferase → MRKPAFFCSLYLVFAIFTIQVLVAERPNILFIYTDDQAPWALGAAVERGLFDEVPAAHTPHLDQLAAEGAILSNQFCATPVCSPARAAIMTGRYASEFGILDFIPDTDHKLYNPDYQPGLNTDDSVTFAEVLQANGYATGLVGKWHVGDWTGSGYMRHHPTRHGFDYFMGLTSGGTKPSNPVLEEEGVVKEFEGLTTDILTDRALGFIKKQKDRPFLLCLHTRAPHGAWLPVAPEDWKPYADMDPELPNFPDLNIKKMKNSMREYLASVSGVDRNVGRVLNLLNDLGLTEKTIVIFSSDHGYNMGHNGIWHKGNGLWATQTPPVETHQGTKVISDKYRPNMYDLSLKVPTIIKWPGVTKAGTVIKDTTRSLDIFPTILDMAGINIPKDIPLRGRSLVPLLKGETPSDWPQDYYGEYHMINYVEADMRCYRTPEWKLIRDFKNEGRDELYHLKNDPGEAHNLIHESSPEIESIFQMMNQALLAKMNQISR